From the candidate division WOR-3 bacterium genome, one window contains:
- a CDS encoding D-glycerate dehydrogenase codes for MKNKDKIYITRNLPKPAIDLLKKYFLIEIYKKEQPIKKFELKKALRDKTGLISLLTDNIDKEVIGNAPLLKIIANYAAGYNNIDITEATKKGIMVTNTPDVLTETTADLTWGMILAVARRIPEAEKFLRKGRFKGWEPLLFLGHDVHHKTIGIIGMGRIGRAVARRAAGFGMKIIYYDKFRLPTKQEKNLSLNYKPFEYILKNADFITIHTPLTKETYHMISYRAFNLMKKTAFLINTARGPIIDEKELIKALKYKKIAGCALDVFENEPRVSKELLKMDNVLLLPHIGSATLETRTNMALICAKNLIAALIENKTPPNLVNPEVLKFKN; via the coding sequence ATGAAAAACAAAGACAAAATTTATATTACAAGAAATTTACCCAAGCCGGCAATTGACTTATTAAAAAAATATTTTCTAATAGAAATATATAAAAAAGAGCAACCAATTAAAAAGTTTGAATTGAAAAAAGCATTGAGAGATAAAACAGGTCTCATTTCTCTACTTACCGATAATATTGATAAAGAAGTGATAGGTAATGCCCCATTGTTGAAAATCATTGCGAATTATGCTGCAGGTTATAATAATATTGATATTACTGAAGCGACAAAGAAGGGTATAATGGTAACAAACACGCCTGATGTTTTAACCGAAACAACCGCTGACCTCACCTGGGGAATGATACTTGCCGTTGCCCGCCGTATCCCGGAGGCAGAAAAATTTTTAAGAAAAGGCAGATTTAAAGGTTGGGAACCTTTGTTATTTTTAGGTCATGATGTCCATCACAAAACAATTGGAATAATTGGTATGGGCAGAATCGGAAGGGCAGTGGCAAGACGTGCAGCAGGATTTGGAATGAAGATAATTTACTATGATAAATTTAGGCTTCCGACCAAACAAGAAAAAAACCTGTCTCTCAATTATAAACCATTTGAATATATCCTTAAAAATGCCGATTTCATTACAATCCATACACCATTAACCAAGGAAACATATCATATGATTTCTTATCGGGCATTTAATTTAATGAAAAAAACTGCATTCTTAATAAACACCGCACGCGGACCCATCATAGATGAGAAGGAATTAATAAAGGCACTCAAATATAAGAAAATAGCAGGTTGTGCACTTGATGTCTTTGAAAATGAACCAAGGGTATCAAAAGAATTACTAAAGATGGATAATGTTTTACTTCTTCCCCATATCGGCTCGGCAACCCTTGAAACGAGAACAAATATGGCATTAATCTGTGCCAAAAATTTAATCGCTGCCTTGATAGAAAACAAAACACCGCCCAATCTTGTAAATCCAGAAGTTTTGAAGTTCAAAAATTGA
- a CDS encoding glycerate kinase has product MKILIAPASFKGSIISKDISSAIVRGIRKIKKNIVVKESPIADGGMGTLDIITRHFKGKYITCYVTNPLGKKIKTKFGIIQNKKLAIIELAQAAGLHLIPEQLKNPLKTTTIGVGDLIKESIRMGSKKIIIGVGDSGTIDCGIGALSVLGVKFLDRNSKPVELTCSGLLKLKKIDATAVNSLKKSVEFIILADVANPLTGKKGAIVYAPQKGAKDEDLPLIARALKNFKKIIFNQYKIDLDRIRGTGAAGGIAGGMYAILNAKIVSGFDYFEKIFNLDKKVKNADLVVTGEGKIDKTTFSGKATGRIINLCKKYRKPVIIVCGGYDRNLDLRKYGVIKIYSLIESTKNKKRAINNAHQLLERIGVQIAKTSSSLLSTLLLTPL; this is encoded by the coding sequence TTGAAGATACTGATTGCCCCCGCAAGTTTCAAAGGCTCAATTATCTCAAAAGATATATCAAGCGCCATTGTCAGAGGAATAAGAAAGATAAAAAAGAATATTGTAGTTAAAGAATCGCCAATTGCAGACGGTGGAATGGGCACCCTGGACATAATCACAAGACATTTTAAAGGTAAATATATAACCTGTTATGTCACCAATCCGCTTGGGAAAAAAATCAAGACAAAATTCGGTATTATACAGAATAAAAAACTCGCAATAATTGAACTCGCACAAGCAGCGGGTCTACATTTGATTCCAGAACAATTAAAAAATCCGCTGAAGACTACTACCATTGGCGTGGGTGATTTGATTAAAGAGAGCATAAGAATGGGTTCTAAAAAAATTATTATTGGTGTAGGCGACAGCGGAACGATAGACTGCGGAATTGGAGCATTGTCAGTCCTCGGAGTAAAATTTCTTGATAGAAATTCAAAACCAGTAGAGTTAACTTGTTCAGGACTTTTGAAATTAAAAAAAATTGACGCTACTGCAGTAAATTCGTTAAAAAAGTCAGTTGAATTTATAATCCTCGCTGATGTTGCTAATCCCCTCACGGGCAAAAAAGGTGCGATTGTCTATGCACCACAAAAGGGCGCAAAAGATGAAGACCTGCCATTGATTGCACGGGCATTAAAAAATTTTAAAAAAATAATTTTCAATCAATATAAAATAGACCTTGATAGAATTAGGGGCACTGGTGCTGCGGGCGGGATAGCCGGCGGAATGTATGCAATTTTGAATGCAAAAATCGTTTCAGGATTTGATTATTTTGAAAAAATCTTTAATCTGGACAAAAAGGTTAAAAACGCCGATTTGGTCGTCACCGGGGAGGGTAAAATTGATAAGACAACCTTCTCTGGCAAGGCAACCGGCAGAATAATAAACTTATGTAAAAAATATCGCAAACCAGTAATCATAGTCTGCGGCGGTTATGACCGTAATTTAGATTTGAGAAAATATGGAGTAATAAAAATCTACTCACTAATTGAAAGCACAAAAAATAAGAAGAGAGCTATAAATAATGCACACCAATTATTAGAAAGAATCGGTGTGCAGATTGCCAAAACTTCAAGTTCTTTACTTTCTACTTTGCTCTTGACACCGCTATAA
- a CDS encoding S8 family serine peptidase, which yields MRYIISVIFCLHLILGRETSEATIGYFMPSPIENATIIGMENGFSFDTKIGEPVIPQNLRAKDSPDYPYYLIQFTGPIYTEWKEKLQTIGIKIYAYWPNYAYLVKADHEQLNAIKSLPYVHWIGLFHPAYKININLLNARGTGIISIQLYPDADLNKTLEDIAKTGAKILDFSVSEIGKLVRAEYDLSLVYKIAQIPEVLAIVPWTPDELMNENSQWVCQTGWKSSVPPDTIGRRVWHKGIRGQNMILGFSDTGITTTHIAYSHTGIPISDSGHFASHRKIVAYLLLSGAAFGDVGSTYHGSHVGGTIAGDDSINGGTNVNDGIAYKSRLFFVDIANASGSLVTPTDLTPLYNMFYNDPLFPMRQHSASWGRTGTGYIDRDAFSDAYHWQHKDFLDIFAAGNNGPTYRTITHAAYAKNVVAVGALQNGTSSNQIASFSSRGPTLDLRVKPTVCTPGQNIVSVDGGTTSNYKTLSGTSMATPACNASAGLIRQYLKQGWYPSGSPNPNDTLGYISAALIRAMLIVSADPNVGTYIVPDSNIGFGRVDIDSVLYFAGDTRRLAFWDDTSGLTTGQYKEYYINVYDSTLALRCALVWTDTAAAVGSIPNIVNDLNLQMTNPYGTYYRGNQMSNGQSVTNPANYDNRNVEEVCRINTPRRGIWTIRVSAQNIPYPKQPYALVVTGGMNIEVGIEEKAMPRFDTKTTLARIIPNPASSKVMIQFQISQKTEIALKVFDVSGRLMSTILKGQRESGIYDVEWKIGESIPSGVYFVMLEAENTKQIERLIIVR from the coding sequence ATGAGATATATAATTTCTGTCATATTCTGTTTGCACCTTATCTTAGGCAGGGAAACTTCCGAAGCCACTATTGGATATTTTATGCCATCGCCCATTGAAAATGCAACAATCATCGGTATGGAAAATGGCTTCTCCTTTGACACAAAAATCGGTGAACCTGTTATCCCACAAAATCTAAGGGCTAAAGATAGCCCAGACTACCCTTACTACCTAATCCAGTTTACAGGCCCAATATATACCGAATGGAAGGAAAAACTACAAACAATTGGTATCAAAATTTATGCATACTGGCCCAATTATGCTTATCTCGTAAAAGCAGACCATGAGCAGTTAAATGCGATAAAATCCCTGCCATATGTTCACTGGATTGGACTATTCCATCCTGCTTATAAGATTAACATAAACCTACTCAATGCTCGTGGCACGGGCATAATCAGTATTCAGTTATATCCCGATGCTGACCTGAACAAGACCCTTGAAGACATTGCAAAAACTGGAGCAAAAATATTGGACTTTTCAGTCAGTGAAATAGGAAAACTTGTCCGGGCTGAGTATGATTTATCCCTTGTTTATAAGATAGCACAAATACCTGAGGTCCTTGCAATCGTTCCCTGGACACCAGATGAATTAATGAACGAGAATTCTCAGTGGGTATGCCAGACAGGCTGGAAATCATCGGTGCCTCCGGACACAATAGGTCGCCGGGTATGGCACAAGGGCATCCGCGGTCAGAATATGATCCTTGGCTTTTCTGATACAGGAATAACAACAACCCATATCGCTTATAGCCACACCGGAATTCCCATATCCGATTCTGGACATTTTGCATCCCATCGTAAGATTGTTGCTTATCTTCTCTTAAGCGGTGCTGCGTTCGGTGATGTAGGTTCAACATACCACGGGAGTCATGTTGGTGGCACGATTGCTGGTGATGACTCAATAAATGGTGGAACAAATGTAAATGACGGGATTGCCTACAAATCCCGATTATTCTTCGTTGATATCGCCAATGCCTCAGGTAGTTTGGTCACACCCACTGACCTCACCCCTCTTTATAATATGTTCTACAACGACCCCCTCTTCCCGATGCGCCAGCATTCAGCATCATGGGGTAGAACCGGAACTGGTTACATTGACCGTGATGCATTCTCTGATGCCTATCACTGGCAGCATAAGGATTTCTTAGATATCTTTGCTGCTGGTAATAATGGTCCCACATATCGCACGATCACACATGCGGCCTATGCTAAGAATGTTGTCGCTGTCGGTGCCCTCCAGAACGGCACATCATCAAATCAAATTGCTTCATTTTCCTCAAGGGGTCCAACCCTTGATTTAAGGGTCAAACCAACGGTTTGCACACCCGGACAGAATATAGTGTCGGTAGATGGAGGAACAACTTCGAATTATAAAACCCTCAGTGGCACAAGCATGGCGACTCCGGCATGTAATGCCTCTGCAGGTTTAATAAGGCAGTATCTCAAGCAGGGCTGGTATCCATCAGGTAGTCCCAATCCAAATGATACCCTTGGCTATATCAGCGCGGCATTGATTCGGGCGATGTTAATCGTCTCCGCGGATCCTAATGTTGGAACTTATATCGTCCCTGATTCCAATATCGGCTTTGGCAGAGTTGATATAGACAGTGTCCTTTATTTTGCTGGTGACACCCGAAGACTTGCATTCTGGGATGATACATCAGGGTTGACCACAGGACAATATAAAGAATATTACATAAATGTCTATGATTCCACTCTCGCTTTAAGATGTGCCCTGGTCTGGACCGATACCGCAGCCGCAGTGGGATCTATTCCAAATATTGTTAATGACCTGAATCTCCAGATGACCAATCCTTATGGAACCTATTATCGTGGTAATCAGATGTCAAATGGTCAATCGGTAACCAATCCAGCCAATTACGATAACCGGAATGTCGAAGAAGTCTGCCGGATAAATACCCCCAGAAGAGGCATCTGGACGATAAGGGTGAGTGCCCAGAACATTCCCTATCCTAAACAACCATACGCCCTGGTGGTGACTGGTGGGATGAACATAGAGGTCGGTATTGAAGAAAAAGCGATGCCCAGATTTGATACAAAAACCACACTTGCAAGAATAATTCCCAACCCAGCATCAAGTAAAGTTATGATTCAATTCCAGATATCTCAAAAAACAGAGATTGCCTTAAAGGTGTTTGATGTATCAGGCAGATTGATGAGCACAATACTTAAAGGACAAAGAGAATCGGGAATCTATGATGTTGAATGGAAGATAGGTGAATCAATTCCATCCGGTGTCTATTTTGTAATGCTTGAGGCTGAGAATACAAAACAGATTGAAAGATTAATCATAGTCCGTTAA
- a CDS encoding metallophosphoesterase produces the protein MKILAISDIHGRINYDKKIIDVLSSADLVVISGDITNFGGKKEASIVLNTIKEINANVVAVPGNCDQYEVLDFLKDEGINLHGEIREFKGLLFFGIGGSGYTPFRTPQEYSDEEIERILSNYRRQDGKQIFVSHAPPFNTKVDKTLMGMHVGSKHIREFIEKNQPDLCICGHIHEARNTDRIGRTIIVNPGPFPKFYGMMDITDEIKVELYNA, from the coding sequence ATGAAGATTCTCGCCATTTCTGATATCCATGGCCGAATCAATTACGATAAAAAGATTATTGATGTTTTGAGTTCTGCGGATCTTGTTGTTATATCTGGTGATATTACAAATTTTGGTGGCAAGAAAGAGGCTTCTATTGTATTAAATACAATAAAAGAAATTAATGCTAATGTCGTTGCAGTGCCTGGTAATTGTGACCAGTATGAAGTGCTGGATTTCTTAAAAGATGAAGGTATTAACCTGCATGGAGAGATAAGAGAATTCAAGGGGTTGTTATTTTTTGGTATTGGGGGAAGTGGTTATACACCTTTCCGAACCCCGCAGGAGTATTCAGATGAAGAGATTGAAAGGATTTTAAGTAACTACAGAAGACAGGATGGGAAACAGATATTTGTAAGTCATGCACCGCCATTTAATACAAAGGTTGATAAGACTTTAATGGGTATGCATGTTGGTAGTAAGCACATTCGCGAATTTATTGAAAAGAATCAACCTGATTTGTGTATCTGTGGTCATATACACGAGGCGCGCAATACAGACAGGATTGGAAGGACAATTATTGTAAATCCAGGTCCATTTCCAAAATTTTATGGGATGATGGACATAACCGATGAAATAAAGGTTGAACTTTATAATGCTTAA